The segment TGGTACAAAACTGACAAGAAGCAGGAGTTAGATTGTTGTTCTAAGCGGTTCTGTGCGTTCTTCTAATGCGTTCAGTCATTACCCTTTACTTAGTCTTCCTGAGCTATAATGGATCTAGAACAGTATTAAATATACAGCTTTCTGTCTGATACATGATCGTGGGACACCTTCCTTACCCTTTTTTGTAGGTGAATACATCCTAAGCTAAATATAGCAAATGCAACTGCACCTTAAACTTGGTATGCACTACATCAGTACGTTATAATGGGGAAAGGTGTGTCTCTTTTTTCACATTCTCTTGCGTTGGCTGACGTAGAAAGACAACCCAGTGACCTGGGCAGGTTTTGAGTATATAAAGTCACTGGATTCTGACTAACTGCAGAAGAATACACGACTGGAATTCTCCACTCCATAGCAAATATCACAGCTATCACAATGAAGATTCTGTTCTGTTTGGCTATCCTTCTGCACACAGCTACCTCTGAAATGCATGACATTGGTAAGATTGTCTATCTATCTAGCTGTCTGCCTGCTACATAGTGAAATTGCATTTATACCTTCAAGGGACAACATTAtcttttaataattatacagtaGTGTGACAATTTGTTAGAACACCTTgatttgtcattgatatcctttatatacctgcctgcgtGAAAACATCTGGGTGTGAAAATTTCAATTTCTGGTCAGTAaccagtgatatagaaacaatatgtgaaaatgttagaccactttgtgcttttaatAGGGATCTTGAACCACTTTTAAAaagtcatgcattttaccatttgtgtctgtgtgttcctgttctcttattttttaattaattccaCGTGTGGTCTATTAAAAtcatcagttaaattagacaatcactaatttgcctatttttcatgattttcagttccagtggtttgatttcataataacagaagcaatggggtactctgatacatttgcacactgctgtggcGCTTTATTTGTATTGACTGGTATCAAACATGTACACAAGGTTTATCTACGGTTTAGTTAATTCAATGCAGGGTCAGCACAGGTACGACTCAACAGTGAgagcatcacaaaaacaaagagagaCCTAATTAAATATATCAGaacattaaaaacataattacGCAGTTTCATTACAGCTTAAACAATTTCAAGCGCGGGTGCCACTGAACTGCACATTTAAAGCCAGAGAGGCGAGGCGATATATTTTAGTCTCGTCAATGCTTGGTTTCGAAACACCAAGTGTGAAGCAATACAGAGCTTCCCCACCTCCCTTTCATCCACTTTGCTCCAGGGTTATTTAATACTGTGCATGttggcttgttttcttttttttaatttccattaAAAACCTTCTTTTTTTCACCAGTTGTTTCAGGGGTGTTCGAGTCCAGTATCATGACATATAATTACACCCAATCCAGAGAGTACTGTCTGTCGCAGAATGCAACTTTAGCAACCTTAGAGCAGGTGACCAGAGCTCAGAACGCCAGCTTCCAGACCTGCAGGTAACGTTTGCACTGAGAGTGTGGTTAGAGCCGACCACATTCAGTACCTTATACGCTTTCACAATGTTTAATTTAACTTCTTACCTTTTCATTTCTTATTTTGTATCGTTCTATTTTCCTGTTTATGCTTGCGCTGCTTATTAAATATTCCAGCTTCGAAAAGCTGAATTTCTAAAGTGTGACACGTTTTTGACCACTGGGGAGTGTGCGAGTCATTTCGACCACGCCTCTGTAACTGTGATCTGTGAAGTCTCTGGAAATATCTTTCACAAGGAGCTGGAAATTACAGATGCACACCATCCTAGTGGGTCAGAgttctcacttcagaaattcagcttttagacaCAGCTTGAAAAAAACACTGCTTGGTAATCCTGGAAagttccggcgcctccttaagagtcacctcttcagacagcacctgtagacctcctctgtttttcccctgggacactatcacccttccttaaatgcgctttatttgctcttatctgccccctattttactgcatttaatcctgtacttcagagtactgtaatctgccaatcgtataatctgtagtattttgtagttaatcatatcctgatgtaactatcactgttatccgctgtattattgaattgtattttgtcacacttgtacttgcttgaaccaaagtcattgtatttatacgattgtaaatcgccctggataagggcgtctgctaagaaataaataataataataataatcgacaGTGAAGAAGCAATAGAGAATGATAGATGACACAGATAATGGGATATTAAATCGGAAATAAATGAAGTAATTTGAATCATGTTTTAACAAAGTATTAAATACAAATCATTCAGCATCTTACAGTAGGGTCCTTGAATACGAGTGTCTAACACATTATCTTGGCTCAATCAACTGAAAATAACCCAGAATCCTCACAGCCGACATACCAATGCATTTGCACTACAATCGAATATCAAtcagacaaaaaaaatgtttttgaatacaTTGCTCTGTAAACACTTGTAATATTCACCTGTCGTGTAAATCTAATTCTTAAAAGCATCAGAGATTTTACACTACACACTATTTCTGAACCATTCAGTTcgacagaattattattattattatttttattattattattattattattattgcagtagATTTGGCTCACTCTTCATTCTCATAATGTAACTTTTCTATGGCAGGTATGGATGGGTCAAAGAGCAGCAGATTATTCTTGCCCGTGCCACAGCGACCAAAAGTTGTGGCAGCAATAATATAGGCATCATTAAACAAGAGCCCTGTGGGTACTACATTGCACCCAGTGCCTACTGCTACAAATTTAACGGTAATTGTCTGGGAGGCTCGGAGTCCGGGGCCTGCCCTGTTCTGCTGGAAATGCCTGGTTATTTGATTTATAAACTGGTCAATTTACTTTGTGTGCTTCACTCTACTGCTGCGCATGTACATCGCTTGTAAAACACGCTTTAAAACAATTAATTCCAACTTTTGTTTCTCAAAAGTCTTATTGCAGGCCTTGAAAAATACttttagtcaaaacatttgtaattTGAGTTTTTCCAGTGttcgtatttctaaatttagcatcACTGTGCTTTATAGGTATGGAAGAAGTACTTGTTttactaaattaataataataataataataataataataataataataatcatcatggAACCttttctaattttgtatttttatttctcccATCCATTTTCCAGTGGTGACAGGAGTATTTCATGTAGATTCTCAGAGTGGTAAATACAATCTCACTTTTGCGGAAGCCAACTCTACCTGTGTGGGCCTTAATGCAACCGTGGCAACTGAGAGTCAGCTTCGAGTCGCGCACGCTGCCGGATTCCAGACCTGCAGGTATTTGGAGTTCAGTTATTCCAATAATGGATCGACAAAAATACCAAAAGATAGAACAAAACAGGATTCGTACACTCTGGATATTTCTTAATCTGAATGAAGTTTCTTCTAGTTTTCCCCCCCATTTGTTTAGCCTTAAGATGGACGTGTCATTGCCTTTAATACAACGTGTTCTCTCTTTCAGGGCTGGGTGGGTAGCAGAGCAGAAGATTTTCATTTCTCGGACAACGCCGGCTGTTGAATGCGCCAGTGGAGAAGTGGGGATAAAGGAGTACCCAGGAACAAATGAGAAATCAGACGTGTTTTGCTTCAGAAGTGACTGTAAGCATATAGTTATGTatgtattgtaacgacccggacaattgtattgttgcaggacttgttgtctgtccagtttgtcttgtctatcttttatgttatgtgtattgtaaggggaacgggtcacgctgTTAGTTAGCAGCGGGAAAAGGGACCGCGGCGGGAGATGAGGAgaggttatataaggtggtggatgagtGACAGGGGAGAGAGACCGAGAGTGAGGGAGAGTGACAGCGActtgagagaaagcgagagagatagcaatagaggataaataagggtttgttgttttagtggcgtgaattccggcccctgacgggaattctctgtttattcaaataaaaattaatttatactgctgttttatttttttacattatgtacACAGCAGTaaatcacaaaacacaaaacaccataaaacactaaaacaaatattgtaaagcTTGTGGAGACTGGCATGATAAGACTTACAAAAATAGAATGTGCTGTTGTTGCTTTAAAGAATATTCAGTCCAAGACCAAAAAACAATGTTGCAATGTGGGGGCACACAGAGAGATGTCTGCACATCTTCCTGATCCAGTTAACTGTTACAACCATTGCCATGTACAAGGCCTATTCAGAATCGGAATAGAACAGCACAGGAGATGACAACACTGAAGAGGTTTTTGGAATTCAGTGGTATAAATCAGTTGGGCTCTGTTTCTTCACACAGTGAATCATACCGATGTATACGTGGTCTATCCACCATTTGGGAACAGTAGCATGACATACAGTGAAGCTACGCAACAATGCCTGTCCCTTGGGGATAGCTTGGCATCAAACGAGCAACTGAGAAGTGCACCCACACCCATCTCTGACGGCATGTAAGTACTAAAACTGCTTTGCTTTGCagtgtgtgggggagggggaaGCAGAGAAACTCTCTTAGGGCCTAATGATTTCAATCACCCTGTTTCATGCAcctcagtgtaaaaaaaaaaaaaaaaaaaagcaag is part of the Acipenser ruthenus chromosome 27, fAciRut3.2 maternal haplotype, whole genome shotgun sequence genome and harbors:
- the LOC117432135 gene encoding aggrecan core protein-like, producing the protein MKILFCLAILLHTATSEMHDIVVSGVFESSIMTYNYTQSREYCLSQNATLATLEQVTRAQNASFQTCRYGWVKEQQIILARATATKSCGSNNIGIIKQEPCGYYIAPSAYCYKFNVVTGVFHVDSQSGKYNLTFAEANSTCVGLNATVATESQLRVAHAAGFQTCRAGWVAEQKIFISRTTPAVECASGEVGIKEYPGTNEKSDVFCFRSDLNHTDVYVVYPPFGNSSMTYSEATQQCLSLGDSLASNEQLRSAPTPISDGIPGWSKDNDVVQFSSGNLTITPCVNEPSRLASVYCFNPNITDFIPVHTKDDKLWLKITMVCIIASIFIILLMAAAFMRGNNCICCARPKKPAQDSTLEKDNGLHQPRWNKTSMYIPKDDIFHQIPAYQNNDAGTKPSVLSKALNTGYRSHTFTNYGFESTPEDSEHSFDKTHPDRSPAGVNPQDASPGDSHVYSNAGFDGTY